In Maridesulfovibrio sp., the genomic stretch TCCCAATTATGGAAACAGGTTTATATATCCCAATCTCATCACAGATATTTATGCAAGAAAATCAACCAGAACTCTCCATATCCGCTCTGATGCCTGACCGTCCCAGCCCTCTATCTTTGGAACCGGATTACCTGCCTTCTTCAGTGCGGATCTGACTTCACGTATGATATTTTCCCCGGAAACTCCGGCCAGCACATTGGTACCTTTTTCAATTGTCACCGGACGTTCGGTGTTCTTTCGAACAGTAACGCACGGCACTCCCAGCGCGGTTGTTTCTTCCTGCAATCCGCCGCTGTCGGTAATGACCACCTGCGCGTCTTTCCACAGATACAAAGATTCCCGAAAAGCCAATGGCGGAAATGTATGCACGTTTTCCGAGAATGAAATGCCGAACTGCTTCATCATTTTCTCAGTCCGCGGATGGATGGGAAAAAGAAGGGGGAGATCTTCCGCAATTGTATTCAGAGCTTCCACTATCCCTTCCAGCACATCACGGTTATCGACATTCGAAGGACGGTGCATGGTCATGAATCCATATCTTCCGATCTTCTCCTTTAATTCCCTGCTCTGGTAACCGGCAACAACCTCCGGCCCCAGACGCTCTACATTGTGAAAAAGATTGTCGATCATCACATTACCCACATGGAAAATCGAATCTGCATCTTTACCTTCACGCAGCAGGTTCTCGCGCCCATGGTCTTCAGTGGTAAAGAACAGATTGCTAATGGAATCGGTAACCATCCGATTTATTTCCTCAGGCATGTCCATATCACCGCTACGCAGTCCGGCCTCAACATGGGCCACCGGGATATGCAGCTTTCTGGCTGTCACCGAACAGGCCAGCGTAGAATTCACATCACCAACCACGACCACAAGATCAGGCTTCTCGTCCATGCACATTTTTTCGAAAGCGATCATAATCGCCCCGGTCTGTTCGGCGTGTGTTCCTGTGGATTTGCCCATATTGAATTTGGGCTTGGGGATGTCCAGATCCTCAAAGAAAACCTGCGACATCTGACGATCATAATGCTGCCCGGTATAAACCATCTGACATTCAACAGAATCAACTGCACGGGATGCCCGAAAAATAGGCGCCACTTTCATTAAATTTGGTCTTGCCCCGGCAACTAGAAATACTTTTTCCATGAAAAATGCCTCTGGTCCCCTCTCCCCTTTCCAAAAACGCGTTGGTTGGGGGATCGGTTAAAATAAATTTATTAATTGCAATGCTAAAAACACTTCGGCGAAACCCTACCAAAAGTTTTAGGAGAGTCCAGAGAACCCTTTTTCAAAAGGGGTTCCTGCCCGCCGGAGGCACATCAATTCATTATTTATCACGCGAAGCGCATCAAAATTATTCTGGCCCAAATAACTTGCTCTGCAACTCTTCCAGAGTACGGCAGGTTTCCGACTGGTAAATTGGCCCGTACCCTAGCCTCTGGGCCTGCTTGAGCCTTGTTTCACCGCCTGATGCCGGACGGATGCGTCCGTTCAGGTCCACCTCACCCCAGAAAACAGCTCCGGGTTGTAGTGGAAGGTCATAAAATGAAGACAGAACAGCAGCCACAACTCCCAGATCCAGTCCGGGATCACGCATAGCCAAGCCGCCACCGATCTTGGCATAAATATCCAGCTGGCCCAAGTTCAAATTAAGCCTTTTTTCCAGCACAGCCAGAAGAAGATTCAACCTGTTGGTATCAAAACCCAGAGCGGTGCGGCGCGGTATGGACAGTACTGTGCGGCTTGCAAGGGCCTGCACTTCCACCGCGAACGGCTTGTGCCCATCCATGGCCATCACTACCGCAGCACCGGAACAGGAATCGTCCCGGTCTCCGAGAAAAAGAGTTGAAGGATCTTCCACAATCTCCATACCTGCTTCACGCATGGAAAAGACTACCAGTTCGTCACTGGGACCGAACCTGTTTTTAAGCACACGCATGATGCGCATCATGTGTTTGCGGTCTCCTTCCAGGTAAAGAACGGTATCAACCATGTGCTCAAGCAACTTTGGCCCTGCAATCTGACCGTCTTTCGTAACGTGACCCACTATAACCAGAGTGGTGCTGGTTTTCTTGGCAGCTTCCACCAGTTCTGACGAAACGGCCCTAACCTGACTTACACTGCCGGGAATCCCATCCGCACGCGGTGAAGTTAGCGTCTGCACCGAGTCTATAATCATCAGATCAGGTTTCTCCGGAGCCTCAAGGATAGAAAGAGCCTCTTCCGCATTTGTGGAAGCGACAGCCAGCAAACCGGATTGCAAAACCCCCAGACGGTCCGCCCTTCCACGAATCTGGGCCAGAGATTCTTCGCCAGAAAAATAGACTGCCTTGTTCCCCATACGGCATTGCTCCGCAGCAAGCTGGAGAAGCAACGTGGATTTACCAATGCCCGGTTCGCCGCCGACAAGCACTGCACCGCCAGGCACAAAGCCCTTCCCAAGTACAGTATCAAGGGGCTTGAACCCGGTGGAACGGGCTTCGGTCTGTTCCACAGGAATATCGGAAAGCAGCACGCCCAAAGTATTTGCAGGGGCATGACTGACCCCGCCCTTGCGGCGGACTACTACCTTCTCCTGCAATGTATTCCACTCACCGCAACGCGGACACTGGCCCTGCCATTTCAAAGCCTGTGCACCGCAATTTGTACAAACAAAAACGTCTTTAGTTTTCACTTTTTGGCCTCCGGCGTCTGGGGAAGGAAAACTTTTGTAAAAGTTTCCCTTCCCCAGACCCCAACCTTTCAAAACCTTTTAGTAAGCTTCGCCCTGCATCTTCTTAAAACACCTGTTATCGAACAGTGCTCCTTGCAGAACAACCGCCATAAATTTTACTTCGTAAAAAATAAAAAGGCGGGAGATTCAGCTTAAAGCCATATCTCCCGCCATTAATTACATTCCTAACAGCGCAATCTCACAAGCTATTACCCAATAAAAACTATTAAAAGTTTTTGAAGAGTCCAGAGAAACTTTTTCCAAAAAGTTTCTTTGGACCCGGAGGGCCGTCGGAGACTTTCTATTTCTTAGGCGGATTCTTGGCGTCTACTACGTTAATTACATACTCTTTAACTGAGGGCGAAGGCTGGAAGAACACAACCATGAAAGGCGTATCCATCCCCGGCTTGAGCAGTGTGTTGTTTGAGAGTATGCCGACCTTGGAGCCAAGTCCCGCTTCGATTTCTTCTTTGGACTGCACTTCCAGCTGGAACAGGGAAAGAGTATTTCCGCAAAGCAGGCGCTTGGAATCGAGTACCTGCCCCTTGTCATCAAAGAGCTGGGCTTCAACTTCAATCAGTTCCTTGGGTTTGCTGAAGTTGTTTACGACCTTACCTTCAATAATAAACAACTGTCCGGCCTTGTCATTATTGACATAGAACTGCCGCAAATCTTTAAATGAAAACTTGCTGAACCGCTTGGAAGGCGGTTCGTCCGAATTGGCCGTGCCGGCATCATCGGAAGAGATAAAGGGTACACTGAACGGCAGACTTTCCCAAAGTTTGAGATACCA encodes the following:
- the wecB gene encoding UDP-N-acetylglucosamine 2-epimerase (non-hydrolyzing), producing MEKVFLVAGARPNLMKVAPIFRASRAVDSVECQMVYTGQHYDRQMSQVFFEDLDIPKPKFNMGKSTGTHAEQTGAIMIAFEKMCMDEKPDLVVVVGDVNSTLACSVTARKLHIPVAHVEAGLRSGDMDMPEEINRMVTDSISNLFFTTEDHGRENLLREGKDADSIFHVGNVMIDNLFHNVERLGPEVVAGYQSRELKEKIGRYGFMTMHRPSNVDNRDVLEGIVEALNTIAEDLPLLFPIHPRTEKMMKQFGISFSENVHTFPPLAFRESLYLWKDAQVVITDSGGLQEETTALGVPCVTVRKNTERPVTIEKGTNVLAGVSGENIIREVRSALKKAGNPVPKIEGWDGQASERIWRVLVDFLA
- the radA gene encoding DNA repair protein RadA, whose amino-acid sequence is MKTKDVFVCTNCGAQALKWQGQCPRCGEWNTLQEKVVVRRKGGVSHAPANTLGVLLSDIPVEQTEARSTGFKPLDTVLGKGFVPGGAVLVGGEPGIGKSTLLLQLAAEQCRMGNKAVYFSGEESLAQIRGRADRLGVLQSGLLAVASTNAEEALSILEAPEKPDLMIIDSVQTLTSPRADGIPGSVSQVRAVSSELVEAAKKTSTTLVIVGHVTKDGQIAGPKLLEHMVDTVLYLEGDRKHMMRIMRVLKNRFGPSDELVVFSMREAGMEIVEDPSTLFLGDRDDSCSGAAVVMAMDGHKPFAVEVQALASRTVLSIPRRTALGFDTNRLNLLLAVLEKRLNLNLGQLDIYAKIGGGLAMRDPGLDLGVVAAVLSSFYDLPLQPGAVFWGEVDLNGRIRPASGGETRLKQAQRLGYGPIYQSETCRTLEELQSKLFGPE